Part of the Candidatus Aegiribacteria sp. genome is shown below.
ATGATTTGTTCCACGATCTGTGCAGTGGGCGGTAAGGCTCAGCACGATGGGAGTTTTTACTCCAAGGCGTTCCAGAGCCGCTGCAGGATTGCTTCTGACAAATTCTTCCGGTTCTATTCCGCTTCCGGAAAAATGAATCCGTTCGGATGGTACACCTATTTCAGTGAAAAGTCCCTTTTCAAAATTGCTCTGGGCCACAACAAAATTGCTTTCAAGGAATATTCTCTTCTGGCATCCGCTAGAATAATGCAAAGCAGATACTCGTCTGAACTTTTCCCCTGCACTGGTATGTGGAACTACCGCAAGGCCGCCTCCTGTCTTCCTGCTATGATACCATCCTTCATAAAGCGTGAAGGGCATTGCATTTGCATGAATAAAATCAAATCCTCTGTCCTTCGAAAGCCATCTGTGAAGAGAAGGCAGAAAGGGGTTCGGATAGAAATAACGATCAGGGCCACAGGATGCAGTTCTTCTCAGTACAGCACGGAGGAGATTCTGAAATGGAGGATGTAAGACGGGAAAGCGGTTAATTTCAATTCCATTCCATACATCGGATTTCTTCTTTACATGATTACCGTTTCTTGAGACAAGCCAGGACATGTCCCATGCGTCAGTTGCGCAGATTACCGATTCATGTCCCCACCTTTTCCCTGCCAGAGCATGTTCAATTACATATCGTTCGGCACCACCATGATACGGCCATGTGCGATGAATAAGATGTAGTATTCTCATTCTTCGGCTATCTTTCTGTAGAATCCGCACAGTCTTCTTGCCACATCCCTCCAGGTTTCCCGTGGTGAAGCAACAGCCATTGAACGAAGCTCACCCATCTTCCCTGGATCTTTCAGCATAAGCAACGCCTGAATCCACTCTTCAGGATCATCAGGGTTTAACAGCATTCCTCGATTTCCGACCGTCTCCGTTAAAGCAGTCGCGTTGGCCGCGATTACCGGTGTATTACATGCCAGCGCCTCCATTGCCGGCAGTCCCAGCCCTTCGTACATACTTGGACAGAGTAATGCTCCTGCGCCACGGTATAGATCAAGCAGTATTCCGTCATCAATATTCTCGATTATTCTTACATTACTGTCATGTTCAATGCTTATATTGCCCCATGCACTTGATCCGACCATAACCAGCGGAAATCTGAGCCCTCTTTCTCTTGCTCTGTAATAGATATCAACAAGAAACGGAATATTCTTCCTTGGCACAAGATGTCCAACATGAAGAAGATATTCTCCAGTTTTCAGGTCCAGTTTTCTTAATGTATCAACTGAAGGTTCTCCGGGTGTAAAAACGTCATCAGCAGTTCCGCCTGCGACACATATACTCTCCGGATCAATATTGAAGAAAACAGATGCCTGTTTCGCTGTCCATTCAGAAATGGCAACCACACGGGAACCATTTCGAATCATCTGAGCCTCTCTCTCCATAAAGGCAACTGTTTCACCTGTATGCCATTCCGGATGCTCCAGAGCGGAAAGATCATATATTGTAACAACTGACCTGCTGTTCGCAGGATACTCGGGTTGAACGCCACTATGATGAAATATTGAACAGTTCTCAGCGATCTGTTTTATCCTTCTGCTTCTGGACAGCAATTCCCACTTCCTGCGGATTGGAATCCTTCTGAGAAATGGGATTTTCAGATAGAATGGTGTCTTCAGTTCGATGCAGCCAACAGGTGGTCCGGGAACTCCAGGATGCACAGCAGGCACATCAAGTACATTGAATTCAATTCCCTCCTCCTGAGCGACTTCCTCAAGAGCACCTGCAAGGGATAGAAGGTATCTCGAAACTCCTCCAATAGCGTGAGGAACGATACTCAGATCAAAAAGTACACTAACCCGCATATTCCACACACTCCCTGTCATATTTCCAGAGAACACAGAATACCCTTCCCTCACCTGTGAAGCTTAAATCCTTCCCTTTTACTGACATGACTCCTGGTTCGATTGGCAATTCAGTACCGTTAACACTACCCGTTCCACAGACCGTTATTTCCGCTTCAGTCGAATTCGGTGGCCCTTCTATCAGAACATCTCCCGAATACTTCCACGATACTGCTTCTGTGGATATATCCATAGTGAATCCCGGTGGTGTTTCATGCCATGCCGCTGAAAGTGAATAACTGTTTGATTCCAGAACCAGATCATCTGATCCTGATTCAGATGCCATTCTGATAATTCTTTTCCAGTCTCTTCTCAATCTTTCAATTGAACCTGTGTCCTCCGCGTATGAGATGCAATTTGCAGACATTGATTTTCTTAAATCCGATCTGTTATGAAGATAGCTCAGAGATCGTACAATACCCTGAACCATACTATCACATGGTACTCGTAATACCGCATCGGAAGGTATGTTAAGAAACGTTCCGGTCGCTGATACAATACATGGTACTCCTGCTCTCATTGCTTCAAGCAGGCTTCCGGATGTTTCTCCACAGGCTGGATACCTCATATCAACCGCATAGTCCAGTGTCCTTATCCATCCCTGGTATTCACTGTCAGGTAATCTTCCGCAATTGATTACCCATTCCGGATTATCTTCAGGATACCCTCCTCCAATAAGAATGAGCCCCGCCTCAGGTGTTTCTTTTCTGAAAAGTTCCACAGCCTCCAGAATCTCAGAATAATTCCTTCCCGGATGGTTAGAACCAAGTATTCCTATGCAGATATCAAATGGTTTCTCAGGCACGTCAATTTCGGGAAGTGAACTCAAAGGATGGCCTATAGTACATGTCCTTCCTGGACGAAATACGTCTTTTAGTACTGTTTCGGCATATGAAGAAAGGCATATTGCGGAACTGGAAGCATGAAGAGCCCTTCCTATAAGAGGATACCTCTTAAGAAGGATATCATATTCCTTTAAAGATGATGGCTTCCTGAACAGCTCCTTTTCAATGCTTTCAGCATTCGGTCCATAGCAGAATCTGAGTTCCCTTCTGTACTCCTCCAGCTGATTGCTCTCAAGATAGCAGAATCGAAGCATATGATGCAGTACTATTTCATGAAAGAGCCCTGTTCCTCCATATCTGTAGAGAGCCTGAACAACAGGAAAACAGTGTATGGAGTTGCCAAGCTGGAATATTCTTATCTCAGGAATTACATTCATATCGGAAATCTGATCTATCCTTATACTTCGAATGCCAGATGTAAGTGTACCAGGGTCTCCCCCTTCGGGATAAGCAACTGTCCAGTTCACGAAGTCCAGGGAATTCTGAAGCACTCTCATCGCGTATGTGGCCAGCCCTGTCGCTACAGGTGGAATTGGAGTAACGAGAAGGACATCTTTTCGCTCCTCAGACATCTCCCCTCCAAATCCTCATTCTCAGTCTCAGAAGCTGCGCGAACATCTCAGTAATCGCGGATACTTTTACCCATGTGAATATTCCGTTTCTGACCGTCTCAAAGGATACCTGACCTGCTCTTCTTGGATAATGAGATACCGGAATCTGAACCACTGAAAATCCCTTTTTCTCGGCAAGAAGAAGGATCTCAAAATCTATTACTCCGGATGTTGATTCGGGTTTGATAACTTCAAATATGCTTTTTCTGTAAAGTTTAAAGGACGCGTCAGTATCCTTGAATCCGCCGGCAAATAGAACAGATGTTACAGCTCCGTAAGCAATTGAATATAGAAGACGCATCCATGGGTCTTTTCTCCTGTGTCTGTAAGCTGAAACAATATCGGCTATGTCCTTCATTTCCAGTACTTTATCGAGTTCATTCAGATCGAACTGACCATCGCAGTCAGTATAGAATACCCATGGCATTCGTGAATGAGTGATTCCTGTACGAATTGCGCTTCCAAATCCGAGATTGCGGCCATGTCTGATAACTCTGATTCTTGAATCTTCCAGCGAGATATTCTCTGCGATAGCAGCGGTCCGGTCAGTCGATCCGTCATCAACCAGAATAATTTCCCAACTCTCGCAAAGCTCCTCTAGAACTTCCTTCGCCGATTCAATCATGAATCTTACATTTTCTTCTTCATTAAAAGCGGGAAAGAAAACGGTCAATCCTTCCGAATTCATTCTACTATTTGTAATCAATAACCCCCTACCTGATCTCAAATGATAACACTCAAGCTGAAAAATATGCCAATACGGCAATGAAGTCTACCGAGGTGCATGTACGAAGGGAAGGGAAAGGATAAATATATATACTATCAGGCGATTTAATCGGATGGATGTGTAATGACTGGAAGAGTTTTGATACTGTTATTCTCAGTATCACTGTTATTAACCGGTTCATCGACTGCGTTACGCTCAAGCATCCGTCCTCGATGCTTCATTGAAGGACAAGCTACCTTGTTCAGGCTGTCGAGCTGAATTCCTGCTGAGCTTCTCTTCCGCATAGGATCACGCATCCGCTTCCGCCCGCATCAGCAACCCACTGAAGAGTGAACCGAATGGCTGAGTTTTCATCATTTGAATGATTGATGACCCATGTTCCGTTCTTCCCGGCGTAATCTACCGGAACTGATTCTCTTGGAAACACGAGTATTGAAAACCTGTTTCCCTTTGTGCCGAACACACTTAATGCATTAACATCAGTAGAGTTATCAGACGATAGTTCCCAGCTTCCGTTTCCGGAATCAAATGGTTGCATTTGTAACCTCCGTTTCAATACAGAGATACTATACAAACATTTCAATGAGATGTAAACACCTGTTCACATATTAAATAGTGACAGGCATTATTTAATTCAGTCTGTCTCTAAGTTCGTAGAGAATTTCAAGCGCCCTGAGCGGTGTGAGGGAATCCGGATCGATCTTCTTCAGTTCTTCTATCATCGGATCTTCCACCTCCGGCTCATTCAACTTCAGTTCCAGCTGATCCTCTGAATATCCACCGGGCATGAGGTGACGTCCCGCTTCCAGATCTGAAAGAACTTTTCGCGCTCTTCTAACTACTTTTGAAGGAACTCCAGCCATTGACGCTACATGTATACCGTAAGATTCGTCGGTGCTTCCATCCTCCACACTGTAGAGAAACACAACTTTCCCGCCCGTATCTTTTACCTTTACATTTACATTGGCTACAGCAGAAAGATAATTGGCAAGAACCGTCAGTTCATGGTAGTGTGTGGCGAAGAGAACCATAGGCCTGTGAATACTGCTGTCATGCAGGTATTCAATCATCGACCAGGCAAGCGAAAGGCCATCATAAGTGCTTGTACCTCTGCCGATCTCATCGAGTATAGCCAGGCTGTCAGGTGTGCTTGAATTAAGAAGAGCCGCAGCTTCAGCCATTTCCACAAGGAAAGTGGACTGTCCTCTCGTAATTCTGTCAGCAGAGCCTATCCTTGTGAATATTCTATCGATCGGAGAGAAAGCCATCGATTCAGCAGGTACGAAAGAACCGGACTGAGCAAGAACTATGAGCAGAGCGACCTGCCTCAGATAAGTCGATTTACCCGCCATATTCGGTCCTGTTACCAGCAGAATCCGTCTAGTCCGGTCAAGTTCAATGTTGTTCGGAACACATTCACCCTGAGGAAGAAGAACATCAAGAACAGGATGTCTGCCTTTACTGATTAAAATCCCGGGAGATTTCAGTATTTTCGGTCTGACATATCCTCTTTTTGAAGCTAGTACACTGAGGGACGTCAGAACATCAAGCCAGGCAAGCATTCTGCCGGCATTTCTGATTTCGTCTATTTTCTTAGCTACTTCTTTCCTGAGATCACTGAACAAAGCACTCTCAAGTTTTTCAATCTCATCACCGGCTCTGAATATCCTTGATTCAACTTCTTTGAGATCAGGAGTTATGAAACGTTCAGCGTTAACAAGAGTCTGTTTCCTTATATAATGCTCGGGCACTTTTGAAAGATGGCTGTTCGAAACCTCTATATAGTATCCGAAAACCTTGTTGCACCCTATTGACAGATTCGGTATACCGGTTGATTCCTTCTCCTTCTCGATCCTGGATTCTATCCAGTTATGGCCTCCTTCATTAATATTTCTGTATTCATCCAGTTCCTCGGACACCCCTTCGCGAATTACGCCTCCATCCGATAATCTTACGGGAGGATTCTCTGTCAGAATTGACTCTATAAGCTTGTGCAAGTCTTCAAGAACATCAGTTGAAGCCATCTCGGAAAGCAGTGACGGTTCAGCGTCTTTCAGTATCCTGACTATTTCAGGAAGCAGCGTAAGGGTGTCCGCAACAGCCCTGATGTCTCTTGGTGATGATCTGAGGGTTCCAAGTTTTCCAGCCTGACGTTTAAGATCCGCTGTATCATCAAGAATATCCAGTAAAATCGAAAGAACGGATGGAGATTCAATGAACCACTCCACTGAATCATGTCTCTTCCGTATTTCGAAGCTGTCTCTCAGAGGTGACAGGAGCCATTTTCTCCACTCTCTGCTTCCCGCGGGTGTTCTGGTCTCATCCGTTATGTCAGAGAGGATTCCGGATTCTTCTCCTGGAGGAGCTTCCGTGATATTTAGTGAACGGGCACTGCCCCTGTCAATAATCAGGCTGTCATCCCGTCTGTACATTCCGGTGAAACTCAGGTGTGCCACATCCATTCTCTTCGTATCCCGGATATATGCCAGCAGTGCTCCAAGAGCTGATATGGCGGGACTGTTTATCCCAGGTCCCAGCCCTTCCAGAGCCGATATTTCAAGAATTGTCTCTATCTGCGATACAGCAGTGTCATTGTCGAACTTCCAGTTTTCAAGCCTGGTAATCTCACAATTTGACAATGGTTCAATCTTCTGATCATCTGACACAAGAAGCTCGGACGGGGCTTTTCTGGCTATTTCACCCGGCAGCAGCGCCGAATCCATTTCCGCTGCTTCGATCTCACCTGTTGAAATATCACAGAAAGCAAGTCCGCCTGTTCCTGAATCATTAAAAGCAGCCGAACCCAGAAGGATGGTTCTTCGTTCATCAAGTGCCGATCCACTAACCAGAGTTCCGGGTGTAATTACTTCAATTACATCCCTTTTCACAAGCCCCTTTGCCTGGGCGGGATCTTCAGTCTGCTCACACACGGCAACTCTATATCCCGCTTTAATAAGCTTTGAGAGGTATACATCCAGAGCATGCCATGGAAAACCGGCCAGAGGAATTCTCTCACCTTTTTCCTTTGTTTTGCCTCTGGATGTCAGTGTTATTCCAAGAACCTTTGATACAGTTCTTGCGTCTTCGTAAAATGTCTCATAGAAATCACCCATCCTGAAAAGAAGTATCTCATTCCTGTACTTTTTCTTGATCTCCATGAACTGCTGCATCATCGGTGTTCTCATGTTTGAAGCATCTCTATGGCCTTTGTGACCATCCGGTGTGGAACCAATCCTTTTCTGCACATCTCCGTTCCTGTCGGACAGGCTTTTCCGCCGTGCCTGTGACATGGTCTGCACTGCAGACCGCTGACCATATAGTTTCCGGAGTGCTCCTGTCTCCAGAAGCCAAGTTCCGGTGAAGTGGATGTAAAAACCACGAGAACGGGAACTCCAAGAGCCTTCGCAAGATGAGCAGGACCGGAATCGGGAGAGATCAGAAGATCCAGCGTTTCAATTCTTTCGATCAGACTGCCTGTTCCACCATCTCCGGCATATGCTCTAATACACTCTCTTCCTGCTGATGCTGATGCCTCGAGAGCTTCAGCTCTGTCTTTCTCATCACCCAGAAGAATCACTTCAGCATCGTACAGATCTACTAAAAGCCGTGATACTTCGGAGATAACACTGTCAGGTATTGATTTCAGTCGCCACCGGCCACCGACTACGATTCCAATCCTGAGGCAATCATCTGCAGAGACGTTTCTTCTTTCAAGAACAGGATCAACATCATCATTCAATCCCGCAGCTTCAAGAAACTCGCTGCTCCGTAAAGGCATAATATCGGAGCTTCCTCCGAGTATCTCATGCCTCAGTTTTCTGTTCATTCTGAATTTCCCCGAAACCCGCATGCCCTTTGTAGCCAACCTTGTGGTAAAATTGAACTGGAGATCAATCAGTATTTCGGGGGATATATTCCGCAGAATTCTCCGCAGCTCAAATGCTCCGGCATCCTGCGGGTAAGGAACAGCTTCAATACCGCCAGGCATTCTTTCAACAACAGGTGTATATAGCTCCGATGTTACGAATTTCACTTTTGAAGAAAGGGATAGATGCGTCGCAACAGGTTGAGTAAGCACAATATCACCAAGCGAATGAAGTCGAATCAGCACAGCTTCATTCATGGGAGAACTGCATATCATAGAGTCTTCTGTATTTCCCATTCTTCTCCAGCAATTCGCTGTGTGTACCTTCCTCCGCGATCATTCCATCCTCTATGTACAGCACTCGCGAAGCCTTCTGGATTGTGCTGAGCCTGTGCGCGATAACCAGAGCGGTTCTTCCTTCAATCAGGGCATCTATCGCTTTCTGCACAAGTCTTTCCGAATGAGTATCAAGAGCTGATGTGGCTTCATCAAATATCAGAATATCAGGATCTTTGAGTACAGCACGGGCAATAGCCAGTCTCTGTTTCTGTCCACCGGACAATCTGCTTCCTCTTTCAGATATGATCGTGTCAAATCCCTCCGGAAATTCTTCAATGAAATCCAGAGCATTCGCTACGGAAGCAGCCTTTTTTACCCTTGAAAGAAGTATACTCACCTCGCCGTATGCAATATTATTTCGAATAGAATCGTTGAAGAGCACGGTTTCCTGGGTAACTACGCCCAGACAGCTTCTGAGTGCTTCTATGTCAATGCTCCTCAAGTCGATTCCGTCAATCAGGATATCACCTGAATCCGGATCATAGAACCTTGGTATCATGTCTGCAATTGTACTCTTTCCTCCGCCACTTGGTCCGACCAGAGCTACGATATCTCCCTTCCTGAGAGTAAAGGAAAGATCTGTAAGAACCTGAATACCCGGTTCATAACTGAAACAGACATCTCTGAATTCAATTGAATGTTTAAATGAAGCGAAAGGTACGGGGTTTGAAGGTTGAATTATCGATGAAGATCTATCAAGAAGACTGAATACCCTCTCAGCGGATGCCAGGCCCGTCTGTATACGGCTGTTGGCTCTGCTGATTGTTTTAATCGGCTTCATCATTGAAAGAGCAGCAGCCAGAAACACAAGGAAACGTCCGGTTGTAAGAGATCCCCCCGAAAGAATTTCCTTTCCGCCATAGAACATCAGGAATCCGCTTGCAATTGCTCCCATAATCTCCGTTACCGGGCTTGCAAGTGCTCTCTCGCGTTGGAGAGAAGTCTCAGTTTTACGATGAATATTCAGTATACCGGCAAATTTGGATACTTCGAATTTCTCCATACAGAACGCCTTTACTACCCGTATTCCAAATATCGTTTCCTGCAGTATAGCTGAAAAATCCGCGAGTCTTTCCTGAGCAAAATGAGTTTTTCTTCTGAGCCTGCGACTTATTATCAGAATGAATAGCATTGCCGGTGGAAATACCATTAGAGTGAAAAGAGCAAGCCTCCATGAAGCCAGCAGCGCAAGCCCGAGGTATACCAGCAGAAGCAGTATCTCGCGTGGAATGCTCATAAGCATCTCTGTCATGGCCCAGTTCATATTGCCAACGTCTGATGTGAATCTTGCCATGATATCTCCGGATCTTGCAGTGCTGTAAAACCCCATATCAAGTTTTAGAAGATGAGAGTACAGTTTTTCTCTGATATCTCTCACCACTCCCTGTTCGGCTCTTGATAGAAAAAACACCTGCATGAATCCAAGAACATTTTTCAGCAGAACCATTAGAACCAGGCCCATTATTATTGCGATGAGAACCTGTTCCGGTTTTGCTTTTCTGAAACTCTCTCTCAAAGCTTCAATCACTTCACCGAATGAAGATGCGGTTCGATTCGGATTCAGTGAGATTATCGCAGATCCTAGATTGCTGAGAGCAGGAATTACATTCCGCTTCATTACCAGAGTAAGATCATCGTATTCTTCCAGATTGCCTTCTCTAGAAAATACATCGTCAAAGAGCGGTAGAATCAAACCCAGGGATGCACCGCTGAACAGCGCAAAGAACACCAGGCATAATATTGCGCCAGTCATCCATTTCCAGTATGGCCTGACGAATGAGAGTACTCTTAGAGCTGTGCTTTTCTTTTTCATGGTAGACACTATCTTCACAATATTGAGCGTTCAGGTCAAGGAACCACCCAGTGGAACAAACAGATCATAATGTGGTATAATAGCTGAAGACTGGAACGAATCGAGCTTTAAGGAGAGAGTTTTGACTGGAAGAATCATTACCGACAAACGCACAGCAAAGGATCCGCGATCTGACTCAATGCTTATGATCGACCTTTGCAATGGTGATGAAGACGCATTCTCAGAGGTTATAAGACGCTTTCAGGCGCCAATCTACTCACTGCTTATAAGAATGCTCGGAAATGAGGAAGACGCACAGGAACTCCTGCAACTTACCTTCTGCAGGGTTTACAGATACCGAGATAGATTCGATCCTGACAGAAAACTTGTAAACTGGATATTCACCATTGCCAGCAATCTGGCAAAAAAAGAATGGCGAAGAAGATCAAAATGGATCAATGTCCCTCTGGAATACGTCAACCTTGCAAGTCCAGGGAAAACAGCTCCCCATTACGATGCGGGAAGAGTCCAACTGAAAGCTTCGATTGAGGAAGCTGTCGACAGACTTCCTCATCATTATCGTGAGCCATTCATTCTAAGAGAAAAAGAGGAGATGTCTTACGAAGATATCGCTGAAATCCTTGGAATAAAACTCGGGACGGTTAAATCCAGAATAAACCGGGCAAGAGGTTACTTGAGAGAGTATCTCGAAGATGTATGGGAAGAATGGAAATGAACTGCTCAAGAGCTTTGAAGCTTATCAGTCTCGTAATTGACGGAGAGGCGACAGAACAGCAGAAAAGACTGCTTGATTTTCACCTGATGGGCTGTGACTCATGTAAAAAAGCCCTCCTCATGTCAAAAGATATCTCCAGTCAGACCCGTGATCTTCCAGAACCGGTTCCTCCTGAAAATCTCGAAGACATGGTTCGTGAAATGATCAATAGAACTCAGGATACGAGTAACTCCAGATTCAAATTTCGCAGGATATTCCTTGCTGCTCCGGCAGTTGCCGCTCTTTTAATCATCTCTATAACTCTTATACCAATATCAAATACTCCTGAGACTATGCTTGATATCGGAATGACCGATATGATACATTCTATATCTAAGAACGATCAGGTTCATATAACATCCAAATCAAGGATAAGAACAGCACCTCTTTCTGTCTATTCCAGGCAGGCAAGCCTGATTTCCTTCTAAGGAGCATGTCCGACAATGAAGCATCGGCATAAAACCCGCACAGCTGGCTATGATCTTCGCATATTGGCGTCAAATACATCCAGTATTCTCCTCAAATCTGCGAGCATTCTATCTCAGCTGCGAGACTTTTCTGCTCAATGCACATTATCGGACAAGCTCCAAGTGCAGTAATGATATTTCTTCTCCTCCTCTCATTAATTCTCAAAACAGAA
Proteins encoded:
- a CDS encoding glycosyltransferase family 4 protein yields the protein MRILHLIHRTWPYHGGAERYVIEHALAGKRWGHESVICATDAWDMSWLVSRNGNHVKKKSDVWNGIEINRFPVLHPPFQNLLRAVLRRTASCGPDRYFYPNPFLPSLHRWLSKDRGFDFIHANAMPFTLYEGWYHSRKTGGGLAVVPHTSAGEKFRRVSALHYSSGCQKRIFLESNFVVAQSNFEKGLFTEIGVPSERIHFSGSGIEPEEFVRSNPAAALERLGVKTPIVLSLTAHCTDRGTNHIIEACRNLLKTGMKFTLVLAGPILEDTEDYLSSGSDFMDEFGENLVITGYIEKEKRIDLIAAADIVLLPSRLDCFGIVILEAWASGKPVIGCWTGGMPDMIEDGQNGFLVSWGDVATLTNRIDLLLKNPHLRDSMGDRGRKMVFSTRTWDAVTDRFYRRMAECSTEKSIN
- a CDS encoding glycosyltransferase family 4 protein — translated: MRVSVLFDLSIVPHAIGGVSRYLLSLAGALEEVAQEEGIEFNVLDVPAVHPGVPGPPVGCIELKTPFYLKIPFLRRIPIRRKWELLSRSRRIKQIAENCSIFHHSGVQPEYPANSRSVVTIYDLSALEHPEWHTGETVAFMEREAQMIRNGSRVVAISEWTAKQASVFFNIDPESICVAGGTADDVFTPGEPSVDTLRKLDLKTGEYLLHVGHLVPRKNIPFLVDIYYRARERGLRFPLVMVGSSAWGNISIEHDSNVRIIENIDDGILLDLYRGAGALLCPSMYEGLGLPAMEALACNTPVIAANATALTETVGNRGMLLNPDDPEEWIQALLMLKDPGKMGELRSMAVASPRETWRDVARRLCGFYRKIAEE
- a CDS encoding glycosyltransferase, with amino-acid sequence MSEERKDVLLVTPIPPVATGLATYAMRVLQNSLDFVNWTVAYPEGGDPGTLTSGIRSIRIDQISDMNVIPEIRIFQLGNSIHCFPVVQALYRYGGTGLFHEIVLHHMLRFCYLESNQLEEYRRELRFCYGPNAESIEKELFRKPSSLKEYDILLKRYPLIGRALHASSSAICLSSYAETVLKDVFRPGRTCTIGHPLSSLPEIDVPEKPFDICIGILGSNHPGRNYSEILEAVELFRKETPEAGLILIGGGYPEDNPEWVINCGRLPDSEYQGWIRTLDYAVDMRYPACGETSGSLLEAMRAGVPCIVSATGTFLNIPSDAVLRVPCDSMVQGIVRSLSYLHNRSDLRKSMSANCISYAEDTGSIERLRRDWKRIIRMASESGSDDLVLESNSYSLSAAWHETPPGFTMDISTEAVSWKYSGDVLIEGPPNSTEAEITVCGTGSVNGTELPIEPGVMSVKGKDLSFTGEGRVFCVLWKYDRECVEYAG
- a CDS encoding glycosyltransferase family 2 protein, which translates into the protein MTVFFPAFNEEENVRFMIESAKEVLEELCESWEIILVDDGSTDRTAAIAENISLEDSRIRVIRHGRNLGFGSAIRTGITHSRMPWVFYTDCDGQFDLNELDKVLEMKDIADIVSAYRHRRKDPWMRLLYSIAYGAVTSVLFAGGFKDTDASFKLYRKSIFEVIKPESTSGVIDFEILLLAEKKGFSVVQIPVSHYPRRAGQVSFETVRNGIFTWVKVSAITEMFAQLLRLRMRIWRGDV
- the mutS gene encoding DNA mismatch repair protein MutS; its protein translation is MQKRIGSTPDGHKGHRDASNMRTPMMQQFMEIKKKYRNEILLFRMGDFYETFYEDARTVSKVLGITLTSRGKTKEKGERIPLAGFPWHALDVYLSKLIKAGYRVAVCEQTEDPAQAKGLVKRDVIEVITPGTLVSGSALDERRTILLGSAAFNDSGTGGLAFCDISTGEIEAAEMDSALLPGEIARKAPSELLVSDDQKIEPLSNCEITRLENWKFDNDTAVSQIETILEISALEGLGPGINSPAISALGALLAYIRDTKRMDVAHLSFTGMYRRDDSLIIDRGSARSLNITEAPPGEESGILSDITDETRTPAGSREWRKWLLSPLRDSFEIRKRHDSVEWFIESPSVLSILLDILDDTADLKRQAGKLGTLRSSPRDIRAVADTLTLLPEIVRILKDAEPSLLSEMASTDVLEDLHKLIESILTENPPVRLSDGGVIREGVSEELDEYRNINEGGHNWIESRIEKEKESTGIPNLSIGCNKVFGYYIEVSNSHLSKVPEHYIRKQTLVNAERFITPDLKEVESRIFRAGDEIEKLESALFSDLRKEVAKKIDEIRNAGRMLAWLDVLTSLSVLASKRGYVRPKILKSPGILISKGRHPVLDVLLPQGECVPNNIELDRTRRILLVTGPNMAGKSTYLRQVALLIVLAQSGSFVPAESMAFSPIDRIFTRIGSADRITRGQSTFLVEMAEAAALLNSSTPDSLAILDEIGRGTSTYDGLSLAWSMIEYLHDSSIHRPMVLFATHYHELTVLANYLSAVANVNVKVKDTGGKVVFLYSVEDGSTDESYGIHVASMAGVPSKVVRRARKVLSDLEAGRHLMPGGYSEDQLELKLNEPEVEDPMIEELKKIDPDSLTPLRALEILYELRDRLN
- a CDS encoding glycosyltransferase family 9 protein translates to MNEAVLIRLHSLGDIVLTQPVATHLSLSSKVKFVTSELYTPVVERMPGGIEAVPYPQDAGAFELRRILRNISPEILIDLQFNFTTRLATKGMRVSGKFRMNRKLRHEILGGSSDIMPLRSSEFLEAAGLNDDVDPVLERRNVSADDCLRIGIVVGGRWRLKSIPDSVISEVSRLLVDLYDAEVILLGDEKDRAEALEASASAGRECIRAYAGDGGTGSLIERIETLDLLISPDSGPAHLAKALGVPVLVVFTSTSPELGFWRQEHSGNYMVSGLQCRPCHRHGGKACPTGTEMCRKGLVPHRMVTKAIEMLQT
- a CDS encoding ATP-binding cassette domain-containing protein, which gives rise to MKKKSTALRVLSFVRPYWKWMTGAILCLVFFALFSGASLGLILPLFDDVFSREGNLEEYDDLTLVMKRNVIPALSNLGSAIISLNPNRTASSFGEVIEALRESFRKAKPEQVLIAIIMGLVLMVLLKNVLGFMQVFFLSRAEQGVVRDIREKLYSHLLKLDMGFYSTARSGDIMARFTSDVGNMNWAMTEMLMSIPREILLLLVYLGLALLASWRLALFTLMVFPPAMLFILIISRRLRRKTHFAQERLADFSAILQETIFGIRVVKAFCMEKFEVSKFAGILNIHRKTETSLQRERALASPVTEIMGAIASGFLMFYGGKEILSGGSLTTGRFLVFLAAALSMMKPIKTISRANSRIQTGLASAERVFSLLDRSSSIIQPSNPVPFASFKHSIEFRDVCFSYEPGIQVLTDLSFTLRKGDIVALVGPSGGGKSTIADMIPRFYDPDSGDILIDGIDLRSIDIEALRSCLGVVTQETVLFNDSIRNNIAYGEVSILLSRVKKAASVANALDFIEEFPEGFDTIISERGSRLSGGQKQRLAIARAVLKDPDILIFDEATSALDTHSERLVQKAIDALIEGRTALVIAHRLSTIQKASRVLYIEDGMIAEEGTHSELLEKNGKYRRLYDMQFSHE
- a CDS encoding sigma-70 family RNA polymerase sigma factor — its product is MTGRIITDKRTAKDPRSDSMLMIDLCNGDEDAFSEVIRRFQAPIYSLLIRMLGNEEDAQELLQLTFCRVYRYRDRFDPDRKLVNWIFTIASNLAKKEWRRRSKWINVPLEYVNLASPGKTAPHYDAGRVQLKASIEEAVDRLPHHYREPFILREKEEMSYEDIAEILGIKLGTVKSRINRARGYLREYLEDVWEEWK
- a CDS encoding zf-HC2 domain-containing protein — translated: MNCSRALKLISLVIDGEATEQQKRLLDFHLMGCDSCKKALLMSKDISSQTRDLPEPVPPENLEDMVREMINRTQDTSNSRFKFRRIFLAAPAVAALLIISITLIPISNTPETMLDIGMTDMIHSISKNDQVHITSKSRIRTAPLSVYSRQASLISF